Proteins from a single region of Flavobacterium sp. YJ01:
- a CDS encoding RagB/SusD family nutrient uptake outer membrane protein: MNKYLYKITFILLASVTLASCSDFLDVVPQDKILEDQTYSSEVGIQNVHNGIYLQLANTNLYGRHLTMDAVEILGQQFNMSGSHKKATISTYSYAEALPKSTFASIWVTAFKTILSANKFLESIDQHAEKISKEKADLLKGEAIAIRAMLHFDMLRLYGPIYKVSPADPSIPYYDLAQTTNNPILPANEVMAKIIADLDLAISLLKDDPFPSIGKTGTTTAFDGSPYYYKDRGQRMNILAVKCLKARVLLYAGDKTGAFAVANELINYVKSQSYIYWTPFLEATNSANPDRIFSAENFFALSDFTLYAKQKLLFDSSLDDFNIYAPMLSRLNAVFESNDNDYRNLPSWKIPISGGKTQKTFFKYEDVTDKTKTFRFQIPMFKLSELYLIAAETAPVAADGIAYLNTLRFNRGLTNLAATAVLATEITKEYRKEFMGEGQLFFYYKRINSTAIPNGSAASGNVTMNALKYVVPLPDEEINFQ, from the coding sequence ATGAACAAGTATTTATATAAAATTACATTCATTTTGCTTGCATCGGTAACGTTAGCTAGCTGTAGTGATTTTTTGGATGTAGTTCCTCAAGATAAAATTTTAGAAGATCAGACTTACAGTTCTGAAGTTGGAATTCAGAATGTACATAACGGAATTTACTTGCAATTGGCTAATACTAATTTGTACGGAAGACACCTTACAATGGATGCTGTAGAAATTTTGGGGCAGCAATTTAATATGTCTGGATCGCATAAAAAAGCTACAATATCGACTTATTCTTATGCTGAAGCGTTGCCAAAATCTACTTTTGCTTCTATTTGGGTTACTGCTTTTAAAACAATATTGTCTGCAAATAAGTTTTTAGAAAGTATAGACCAACATGCGGAGAAAATTTCTAAAGAAAAAGCCGATTTATTAAAAGGAGAAGCGATTGCTATTCGTGCGATGCTGCATTTTGATATGTTACGCTTATATGGACCAATTTATAAAGTGTCTCCTGCAGATCCTTCTATTCCTTACTATGATCTTGCTCAGACAACAAATAATCCGATTCTGCCTGCAAACGAAGTAATGGCTAAAATTATAGCCGATTTAGATTTGGCAATTTCACTTCTAAAAGACGATCCGTTTCCTTCTATTGGAAAAACAGGAACTACAACGGCTTTTGATGGTAGTCCTTATTATTATAAAGACAGAGGACAGCGAATGAATATCTTGGCAGTAAAATGTTTAAAAGCTAGGGTTTTGCTTTACGCAGGAGATAAAACGGGAGCATTTGCTGTCGCGAATGAACTTATCAATTATGTAAAATCGCAATCTTACATTTATTGGACGCCATTTTTAGAAGCGACAAATTCTGCTAACCCAGATCGTATTTTTTCTGCGGAGAATTTCTTTGCTCTTAGCGATTTTACCTTATATGCCAAACAAAAATTACTTTTTGATTCTAGTTTAGACGATTTTAATATTTACGCTCCAATGTTGAGCCGATTAAATGCTGTTTTCGAATCTAATGATAACGATTACAGAAATCTACCGTCTTGGAAGATTCCGATATCGGGAGGAAAAACACAGAAAACATTTTTTAAATACGAAGATGTAACGGATAAAACCAAAACATTTCGTTTTCAAATTCCAATGTTCAAACTTTCAGAATTATATCTAATCGCGGCAGAAACGGCTCCTGTTGCAGCAGATGGAATTGCTTACTTAAATACGCTTAGATTTAATAGAGGACTTACTAATCTTGCTGCAACGGCAGTTTTAGCAACAGAAATTACGAAGGAATATAGAAAAGAATTTATGGGAGAAGGACAATTGTTTTTTTATTACAAAAGAATCAATTCGACCGCAATTCCAAACGGTTCTGCTGCCTCTGGAAATGTAACGATGAATGCACTTAAATATGTGGTGCCATTGCCAGATGAAGAAATTAATTTTCAATAA
- a CDS encoding DUF4843 domain-containing protein: MKKILILGITFLSLFGLTSCDKEEIQPYNDTDNIYFSRAIYPLYSSGPVIDSTGFSFGLDNASITERIFPIAIRVQGKVSDVDRKVKLTVDPSSTAVLGTHFVFPENMVMRAGKEIDTILVKVLRTPDMKTKDLTAVLNLEENEFFTTKMQSRVTNALTGKTISFIRFKLSFNDKLSTPIGWQSGMFGVFTAKKLFLMCELMNLEPEMFNQAPGSTGLSIPEVQYYQNFMKRYLADQKASGNTIYEENGNEMFFP; encoded by the coding sequence ATGAAAAAAATATTGATTTTAGGCATCACTTTTCTATCTCTTTTCGGATTAACATCTTGTGATAAAGAAGAAATTCAGCCTTATAATGATACAGATAACATTTATTTCTCGCGTGCTATATATCCGTTGTATAGTAGCGGACCAGTTATAGACAGCACCGGATTTAGTTTTGGTTTAGATAATGCTTCCATTACAGAAAGAATTTTTCCTATTGCTATTCGAGTGCAGGGAAAAGTGAGTGATGTTGATCGAAAAGTAAAACTTACCGTTGATCCATCTAGTACAGCCGTTTTAGGAACTCATTTTGTATTTCCAGAAAATATGGTAATGCGCGCTGGTAAAGAAATAGATACCATTTTGGTGAAGGTTTTAAGAACTCCAGATATGAAGACTAAAGATTTGACTGCAGTGCTAAATCTCGAAGAAAATGAATTTTTTACGACCAAAATGCAATCAAGAGTAACGAATGCCTTAACGGGAAAAACAATAAGTTTTATTCGTTTTAAATTATCATTCAATGATAAATTATCAACACCTATAGGTTGGCAATCTGGGATGTTCGGCGTTTTTACAGCAAAGAAACTTTTCCTAATGTGCGAATTGATGAATTTAGAACCAGAAATGTTTAACCAAGCGCCAGGAAGTACGGGACTTTCAATTCCGGAGGTGCAGTATTACCAAAACTTCATGAAACGTTATTTGGCTGATCAAAAAGCTTCAGGAAATACCATTTATGAAGAAAATGGAAATGAAATGTTCTTTCCATAA
- a CDS encoding FecR domain-containing protein: MKKEDFLVLLNRYLSGDTNLEENNKLLNFYESFQTDENWNDALGSKEEMEHKMRMRLQNAIQSEEKEVVRLKPFYATNRFKLIAMAASLLLLISISLIINKTNPLKIETPQVAHKEILIGSDKATLTLEDGSVIALEKGKSYSKGNASSNGEKLIYNSKGSTIANNLLTIPRGGQFFVQLADSTKVWLNSESQLKYPVAFVDGETRQVELVYGEAYFEVSPSTKHKGSRFKVKTENQNVEVIGTQFNIKAYRDESTIYTTLVEGVVAVSNASKRKTLVPNEQSRISEYNGNISVSEVDVYNEISWRKGLFVFKGMPLKEIAKVLSRWYDVDIVFADPALGNVKFNGVLNKNQKLEDILTTIKNINFINAYEKKDDKIIIK; encoded by the coding sequence ATGAAAAAAGAGGATTTTTTAGTTTTACTAAATAGATATCTTTCCGGTGATACCAATCTCGAGGAGAATAACAAACTATTGAATTTTTACGAAAGTTTTCAAACAGATGAAAACTGGAATGATGCGCTTGGTTCTAAAGAAGAAATGGAACATAAAATGAGAATGCGTCTTCAAAATGCCATTCAATCTGAAGAGAAAGAAGTTGTTCGCCTGAAACCTTTTTATGCCACAAACAGATTCAAACTGATTGCTATGGCAGCATCTTTATTATTGCTGATTTCGATTTCATTAATAATCAATAAAACAAATCCGCTTAAGATTGAAACTCCGCAGGTCGCACACAAAGAAATTCTAATTGGAAGCGACAAAGCAACTTTGACTTTAGAAGATGGATCTGTTATAGCTTTAGAAAAAGGAAAATCTTATTCAAAAGGAAATGCGTCTAGTAACGGGGAAAAGTTAATTTACAATTCAAAAGGTTCAACTATCGCCAATAATCTTTTAACGATTCCGAGAGGAGGACAATTTTTTGTGCAATTGGCAGACAGTACTAAAGTCTGGCTGAATTCGGAATCGCAATTAAAATATCCAGTCGCTTTTGTTGATGGAGAAACCAGACAAGTAGAATTGGTTTACGGAGAAGCTTATTTTGAAGTTTCGCCAAGCACCAAACATAAAGGTTCAAGGTTTAAAGTAAAAACCGAAAACCAAAACGTTGAAGTTATCGGAACTCAATTTAACATTAAAGCCTATCGAGACGAATCGACTATTTACACCACTTTGGTCGAAGGTGTAGTTGCAGTAAGTAACGCAAGTAAAAGAAAAACTTTGGTTCCAAATGAACAATCTAGAATTTCCGAATACAATGGAAATATTAGTGTTTCTGAAGTCGATGTTTACAACGAAATTTCTTGGAGAAAAGGCTTGTTTGTATTTAAAGGAATGCCGCTAAAAGAAATCGCAAAAGTACTTTCAAGATGGTACGATGTAGATATTGTATTTGCAGATCCAGCTCTTGGAAATGTTAAGTTTAATGGGGTTTTAAACAAAAATCAAAAATTAGAAGACATATTAACGACCATCAAGAATATTAATTTTATTAATGCCTATGAGAAAAAAGACGATAAGATTATTATCAAATAA
- a CDS encoding SusC/RagA family TonB-linked outer membrane protein, whose amino-acid sequence MRTFIFLFCTTIFGFSPVNLFSQNSKVVITADKTVSVDEVFDIITKQTNYTFIYQEDLFKKLPKVHLKKGKIKVNELLEASFSNKDFDFSFSNGNTIVVKERAAEKVVVLQSKIIEIKGTVTNEAKEPLPGVNIKVRGTTATAQTDFDGKYTISAPEDGQILFTYIGHKAQAVEVNKRKTINITLAQETKELVGVVVNTGVTVRKKELITGAVTVFRGEELRQVSTQNAVQALKSLDPSFIVVNNNLVGSNPNILPTIEVRGQTSLTANQVDSQFRDDPNQPLFILDGFPTTLQQVVDLDINRIASITLLKDAASTALYGSRSANGVVVIETNKPLPGKLQFSYVYNSSYELADLSVYHLMNAEQKLEFERLSGAFIVKDGTSETTPLTWDKEYNRRLAAVRSGVNTYWLNEPIQMGITSGHSLNFGGGSDEFRFNIAGNYKTLTGTMKGSEHNTWGYNTTLTYRKNKLNINNQFFVSGGNNQESPYGSFETWAKVSPYYPKVNENGVITRYLDGSSLPLTSLETIVNHPANPLYNVFLGSYDKGNDFNFTNNFAINYDVSPHIKTTGAISVSRLNSYNTVFVSPDDTGFISNIATEKGTYSRYEAITDKWNANLGATYSNVFKNVHSFNYTIRASALETKNNSYKSFLRGFPSGVAGNPAFAFGFEPIGKPAIYTELIRSVDLTNQINYAYDRRFLFDFTQTISGATNFGTNKKYSPYWGIGLGWNLNNEFKMNEDIVNIFKIRANIGQTGNQNLVGFASYDIYSYDPNTNVFGAGLAISQIANPNLEAQRTRDLSLGLDLAMFRNRLTMTLGAYRRKTSPQIVAIDLAASTGVNGYPLNVGYLTTEGLELKMNYNFIYDLSRNFVWGIGLMGATGDNELGGFGNALASLNEAAQKGTGLTRYYDGASSNDLWAVPSLGIDPATGREVFLKKNGQSTFILDKKDEVVMGNSRETATGVVSTNLNYKGFSFGLFVRYSFGAERFNAALYNKVENITRSSIFDNQDVRAFTDRWTTPGQMAQFKAIGLTNNTPISSRFIQKDDYISGESIRLGYRITDRTWLKRNGLTALGFNALANEFFRVSTIKAERGIDYPFSRIYSLSLNLSF is encoded by the coding sequence ATGAGAACTTTTATCTTCTTGTTTTGTACTACAATTTTTGGTTTTTCTCCCGTAAATCTATTTTCACAGAACTCAAAAGTTGTAATTACGGCTGATAAAACAGTAAGTGTTGACGAAGTTTTTGACATTATTACAAAACAAACCAACTATACTTTTATTTATCAGGAAGATTTATTTAAGAAATTACCTAAAGTACATTTAAAAAAAGGGAAAATTAAAGTGAATGAATTATTGGAAGCCAGTTTTTCTAATAAAGATTTTGATTTTAGTTTTTCTAATGGAAATACGATTGTTGTAAAAGAAAGAGCCGCAGAAAAAGTAGTGGTTTTACAATCTAAAATTATTGAAATTAAAGGTACTGTAACCAACGAAGCCAAAGAGCCGCTTCCTGGCGTTAACATAAAAGTTAGAGGAACAACTGCTACAGCACAAACCGATTTTGATGGAAAATATACGATTAGCGCACCAGAAGATGGGCAGATTTTATTTACCTACATTGGGCATAAAGCACAAGCTGTCGAGGTAAATAAAAGAAAAACAATCAATATTACACTTGCACAAGAAACCAAAGAACTTGTTGGAGTTGTTGTAAATACTGGGGTTACGGTTCGTAAAAAAGAATTAATTACAGGTGCGGTAACTGTTTTTAGAGGTGAGGAACTAAGACAGGTTTCAACGCAAAATGCTGTTCAAGCTTTAAAATCTTTAGATCCTTCTTTTATTGTGGTGAATAACAATTTAGTAGGTTCAAACCCAAATATTCTGCCGACAATTGAGGTGAGAGGACAGACGAGTTTAACGGCAAATCAAGTTGATAGTCAGTTTAGAGATGATCCTAACCAACCACTTTTTATTTTGGATGGATTTCCAACTACACTACAGCAAGTTGTAGATTTAGATATTAATAGAATTGCAAGTATTACTTTGTTGAAAGATGCAGCTTCAACTGCATTGTACGGATCTCGTTCTGCAAATGGAGTTGTAGTTATTGAAACTAATAAGCCATTGCCTGGAAAATTACAGTTTTCTTATGTATATAATTCTTCTTATGAATTAGCCGATTTAAGTGTTTATCATTTAATGAATGCAGAACAAAAGTTAGAATTCGAAAGACTTTCTGGAGCTTTTATTGTTAAAGATGGTACTTCTGAAACTACTCCGCTAACTTGGGACAAAGAATACAACAGACGTCTGGCTGCTGTGCGTAGCGGTGTAAATACATATTGGTTAAACGAACCGATTCAAATGGGAATTACATCTGGACACAGTTTAAATTTTGGCGGAGGTTCTGACGAATTTCGATTTAATATTGCCGGAAATTACAAAACACTAACTGGAACCATGAAAGGTTCTGAACATAATACTTGGGGTTACAATACCACTTTGACTTACAGAAAAAACAAATTAAACATTAACAATCAATTTTTTGTTTCTGGAGGAAATAACCAAGAATCGCCATACGGTTCATTTGAAACTTGGGCAAAAGTGAGTCCGTATTATCCAAAAGTGAATGAAAATGGAGTGATAACTCGTTATTTAGATGGTTCTTCATTACCTTTAACTAGTTTGGAAACTATTGTAAATCATCCAGCTAATCCGCTTTACAATGTATTTTTAGGAAGTTATGATAAAGGGAACGATTTCAATTTTACAAATAACTTTGCTATTAATTATGATGTAAGTCCGCATATTAAAACAACTGGAGCAATTTCTGTTTCGAGATTAAATAGTTACAATACGGTTTTTGTTTCTCCAGACGATACTGGTTTTATCAGTAACATTGCCACAGAAAAAGGAACTTACAGCAGATATGAAGCCATTACAGACAAATGGAATGCTAATCTTGGTGCAACTTATTCGAATGTTTTTAAAAATGTTCATTCTTTTAACTACACTATTAGAGCCTCGGCTTTAGAAACAAAAAATAATTCGTATAAATCATTTCTAAGAGGTTTTCCTAGTGGAGTTGCTGGAAATCCTGCATTTGCTTTTGGTTTTGAACCAATTGGAAAACCAGCAATATATACAGAACTTATTAGAAGCGTAGATTTGACCAATCAGATTAACTACGCTTACGATCGCAGATTTCTATTCGATTTTACACAGACTATTTCAGGTGCTACCAATTTCGGAACAAACAAAAAATATTCGCCTTATTGGGGGATTGGTTTAGGATGGAATTTAAACAATGAGTTTAAAATGAATGAAGATATTGTCAATATCTTTAAAATACGTGCCAATATTGGTCAGACAGGAAATCAAAATTTAGTTGGATTTGCTTCTTATGATATTTATTCTTACGATCCGAATACCAATGTTTTTGGAGCTGGATTGGCTATTTCACAAATCGCAAATCCAAATTTAGAAGCACAAAGAACAAGAGATTTGTCTCTAGGATTAGATCTTGCTATGTTTAGAAACAGATTAACAATGACGCTTGGAGCTTACAGACGTAAAACTTCTCCGCAGATTGTAGCTATCGATCTTGCGGCTTCTACAGGAGTTAATGGTTATCCTTTAAATGTTGGTTACTTAACTACTGAAGGATTAGAGTTAAAAATGAATTATAATTTCATTTACGATTTAAGCAGAAATTTTGTTTGGGGAATCGGATTAATGGGCGCAACTGGCGATAATGAATTGGGCGGTTTTGGTAATGCTTTGGCTTCTTTAAATGAGGCAGCACAAAAAGGCACAGGTTTGACGAGATATTATGATGGAGCAAGCAGTAATGATTTATGGGCTGTTCCATCTTTAGGAATTGATCCTGCAACGGGTAGAGAAGTTTTCTTAAAGAAAAATGGGCAATCGACTTTTATTCTAGATAAAAAAGACGAAGTAGTAATGGGGAATTCTCGAGAAACGGCTACAGGAGTAGTTTCTACAAACTTAAACTATAAAGGTTTTAGTTTTGGATTGTTTGTCCGTTACAGTTTTGGTGCAGAAAGATTTAATGCTGCCTTGTACAACAAAGTAGAGAATATTACGCGATCAAGCATTTTTGATAATCAAGATGTTAGAGCTTTTACAGACAGATGGACAACGCCAGGACAAATGGCTCAATTTAAAGCAATTGGATTAACCAATAATACTCCAATTTCATCACGTTTTATTCAGAAAGACGATTATATCTCGGGAGAATCTATTCGTTTAGGGTATAGAATAACCGACCGAACTTGGTTAAAAAGAAACGGATTAACTGCCTTAGGATTTAATGCTTTAGCAAATGAATTTTTCCGCGTATCGACTATAAAAGCAGAGCGTGGTATTGATTATCCTTTCTCAAGAATTTATTCTTTGAGTCTTAATTTATCATTTTAA
- a CDS encoding RNA polymerase sigma-70 factor: protein MSNTVLNQDQILIDRLRDGDESALTELYNKFWQALFMSAYNVIKDKELCEDIIQDIFMNIWHNREKIEIHISLKGYMYACARYQVFNHLRKNKAKIHVELFDDLEKRFLTSTPETQLMHDELVQQLNLIIESLPEKCQAVYKLSREEQLSHKEIAERLNISTKTVENHITKALHTIRSSMGESISMAMILWLTKNIF from the coding sequence TTGTCGAATACCGTCTTAAATCAAGATCAAATTTTAATCGATCGTCTTCGTGACGGCGATGAATCGGCATTGACAGAATTGTATAATAAATTTTGGCAGGCGCTCTTTATGTCTGCTTATAATGTCATCAAAGACAAGGAATTATGCGAAGATATTATTCAGGATATTTTCATGAATATCTGGCATAATCGCGAGAAAATTGAAATTCATATTTCGTTAAAAGGATATATGTATGCCTGCGCTAGATATCAGGTTTTTAATCATTTAAGGAAAAATAAAGCCAAAATTCACGTCGAACTATTTGACGATTTAGAAAAGCGCTTTTTAACTTCTACGCCAGAAACACAATTAATGCACGACGAATTGGTGCAGCAATTGAATTTAATTATCGAATCTCTTCCAGAAAAATGTCAGGCAGTTTATAAACTAAGCAGAGAAGAACAGCTTAGCCATAAAGAAATTGCCGAACGACTTAATATTTCTACAAAAACAGTCGAAAATCACATTACAAAAGCTTTGCATACTATAAGATCTTCTATGGGAGAAAGTATCAGCATGGCAATGATTTTATGGCTCACAAAAAATATTTTTTAG
- a CDS encoding glycoside hydrolase family 43 protein: MKKILFGFLMITSLHSFAQNNPIFKGWYADPEGIIFDKTYWVYPTYSAPFDDQVFFDAFSSPDLVNWTKHSRILDTTAVKWAKRAMWAPSIIKNKNKYFLFFGANDIHEGETGGIGVAVASKPEGPYKDYLGKPLVDKIINGAQPIDQFVFKDKDGQHYLIYGGWRHCNIAKLKSDFTGFIPFEDKTIFKEMTPDNYTEGPFMFIKNNKYYFMWSEGDWGGPDYCVAYGIADSPMGPFKRIGKVLESDPKIARAAGHHSVIKVPNKEQYYIVYHRRPLTETVMHSRETCIEEMFFDEKGFIKPVVLTNEGVKANPLK; encoded by the coding sequence ATGAAAAAGATTCTCTTTGGTTTTCTGATGATTACTTCTCTGCATTCTTTTGCACAAAATAATCCAATTTTTAAAGGTTGGTATGCAGATCCCGAAGGCATTATTTTCGATAAAACATATTGGGTTTATCCAACCTATTCGGCGCCTTTTGACGATCAGGTTTTCTTTGATGCTTTTTCTTCGCCAGATTTGGTAAATTGGACAAAACATTCTAGAATTTTAGATACTACAGCTGTAAAATGGGCAAAACGAGCTATGTGGGCACCGTCTATCATTAAAAATAAAAACAAATATTTTCTGTTTTTTGGAGCAAATGATATTCACGAAGGTGAAACTGGCGGAATTGGAGTTGCCGTAGCTTCAAAACCAGAAGGACCTTACAAAGATTATTTAGGAAAACCTCTTGTTGATAAAATTATTAATGGCGCGCAGCCAATTGATCAATTTGTTTTTAAAGACAAAGACGGCCAGCATTATTTAATTTACGGCGGTTGGAGACATTGCAATATTGCCAAATTGAAATCGGATTTTACTGGTTTTATTCCTTTTGAAGATAAAACGATTTTCAAAGAAATGACGCCAGACAATTATACAGAAGGTCCTTTTATGTTTATTAAAAACAATAAATATTATTTTATGTGGTCTGAAGGCGATTGGGGCGGACCAGATTATTGTGTGGCATACGGAATTGCAGATTCGCCAATGGGACCTTTTAAAAGAATTGGTAAAGTTTTAGAATCTGATCCGAAAATTGCGCGTGCTGCCGGGCATCATTCTGTTATAAAAGTGCCGAACAAAGAGCAATATTATATTGTGTATCACAGAAGACCTTTGACAGAAACGGTAATGCATTCGAGAGAAACGTGTATTGAAGAAATGTTTTTTGATGAAAAAGGTTTTATCAAACCTGTTGTTTTGACCAATGAAGGTGTCAAAGCGAATCCGTTAAAATAA